The Verrucomicrobium spinosum DSM 4136 = JCM 18804 genome includes a region encoding these proteins:
- a CDS encoding tetratricopeptide repeat protein has product MTLPRPIALLCAFLLSVLPSPGELMAAEEKQLSDLDKQLNSLREKVEKNPESRLAHVELGKVLYENGRNVEAMTVLKGALDLKTDKPDAPLSLVMINLGQVLETERQLRLAINVYETALKEEQKERGTPGSFGPGYREAIEEYLHRAKASKDKAIKHFETAHKLKDKGDRLGAAAELQECLNIAVDFGDVWRMQGELLAEAGRHEPAVMSFQKTLDMFPRDGDTLTLMGRSLLRLNRLNEAADALKKAIAIDPTNVLAIEGLEKIKATQSAQN; this is encoded by the coding sequence ATGACGCTCCCCCGCCCCATAGCCCTCCTGTGTGCGTTTCTGCTTTCCGTGCTCCCGTCCCCCGGTGAGCTCATGGCGGCTGAGGAAAAGCAGCTCTCTGATCTGGACAAGCAGCTAAATTCGCTCCGGGAGAAGGTGGAGAAGAACCCCGAATCCCGCCTGGCACATGTGGAACTGGGAAAGGTGCTCTACGAAAATGGTCGCAATGTCGAGGCCATGACCGTGCTCAAGGGGGCTCTGGACCTGAAGACCGACAAACCGGATGCGCCGCTCTCGCTGGTGATGATCAACCTGGGCCAGGTCCTGGAAACCGAGCGCCAGCTTCGGCTCGCCATCAACGTGTATGAGACCGCACTCAAGGAGGAGCAGAAAGAACGCGGCACGCCCGGCTCCTTTGGCCCCGGCTACCGGGAGGCGATCGAAGAGTACCTCCACCGGGCAAAAGCCAGCAAGGACAAGGCGATCAAGCACTTTGAGACCGCCCACAAGTTGAAGGACAAGGGCGACCGTCTGGGCGCGGCGGCCGAGCTCCAGGAGTGCCTGAACATCGCCGTGGACTTCGGCGACGTGTGGCGCATGCAGGGCGAATTGCTCGCGGAAGCTGGTCGGCACGAGCCAGCCGTGATGTCCTTCCAAAAGACGCTCGACATGTTTCCCCGGGACGGTGATACCCTGACCCTGATGGGACGCAGCCTGTTGCGTCTGAACCGGCTGAACGAGGCCGCCGATGCCCTCAAAAAGGCAATCGCCATCGATCCGACCAACGTCCTTGCGATCGAGGGCCTTGAGAAGATCAAAGCGACTCAGAGTGCGCAGAACTGA
- a CDS encoding paraquat-inducible protein A, whose amino-acid sequence MKRHHPWLSWPQLREGPMQLACHLCDTLQAAPRLREGDGAYCCVCGEKLYRNRPHSLAHATGFSSAALIFMVLAHLFPFLTMTSGSMTTRLTLMEAAHVLIRDGDPLVAAGIVFFTMVAPFVLVAGMLYVAAPLRHGVALPGAMRVTRWLQWMEPWSMLEVFLLGLIVSLLKLGKMAELDFGLGLWALGGLVLCTAAALGGIDKLELWDRLEVTQKGEANPA is encoded by the coding sequence ATGAAGCGTCACCATCCCTGGTTGTCCTGGCCGCAGCTCCGGGAAGGCCCAATGCAACTGGCGTGCCACTTGTGCGATACGCTCCAGGCCGCTCCACGCTTGCGCGAGGGCGACGGTGCCTACTGCTGTGTGTGTGGGGAGAAGCTCTACCGCAACCGGCCCCACTCCCTGGCGCACGCCACGGGATTCTCCTCGGCAGCCCTCATCTTCATGGTGCTGGCGCACCTGTTTCCCTTCCTGACGATGACCTCCGGAAGCATGACCACCCGTCTGACGCTGATGGAGGCCGCCCACGTCCTGATCCGTGACGGCGATCCCCTGGTGGCAGCAGGCATCGTCTTCTTCACCATGGTGGCCCCGTTCGTCCTGGTGGCCGGGATGCTGTATGTGGCAGCGCCCCTGCGTCACGGGGTGGCGTTGCCCGGGGCCATGCGAGTGACGCGCTGGCTGCAATGGATGGAGCCCTGGAGCATGCTGGAGGTGTTTTTACTTGGGCTCATCGTAAGCCTCCTGAAACTGGGCAAGATGGCTGAGCTGGACTTTGGCCTGGGTCTGTGGGCACTGGGCGGACTGGTTTTGTGCACCGCGGCTGCCCTGGGTGGCATTGACAAGCTGGAACTCTGGGACCGGCTGGAAGTCACTCAGAAAGGAGAGGCCAACCCGGCATGA
- a CDS encoding paraquat-inducible protein A, translating into MNLPPPAAAQELASCHVCQKVSPIHMEYCPRCGAHLHLRKPHSLERTWALLLSACALYVPANLMPIMTVSGLGGGEANTILTGVVAFWQMKAYPVAIVIFTASVLIPILKVAALVWLCLAASGRVWASPQALSRVYYITELLGRWSMVDVFVVAILVCLVRFGALMTITPGPAALCFSGVVILTMFAAMSFDPRLIWDRHRADLADAPHPAPHE; encoded by the coding sequence ATGAATCTCCCCCCACCTGCCGCCGCTCAAGAGCTCGCCAGTTGCCACGTCTGCCAGAAGGTGAGCCCCATCCACATGGAGTACTGCCCCCGCTGCGGAGCCCATCTGCACCTGCGCAAACCTCATAGTCTGGAGCGCACCTGGGCGTTGCTGCTCTCCGCCTGTGCCCTCTATGTCCCTGCCAACCTCATGCCGATCATGACCGTGAGCGGGCTGGGCGGGGGGGAGGCCAACACCATCCTGACCGGTGTGGTGGCCTTCTGGCAGATGAAGGCCTATCCGGTGGCCATCGTCATCTTTACGGCCAGCGTGCTCATTCCCATCCTGAAAGTGGCAGCGCTCGTGTGGCTCTGCCTTGCGGCCTCCGGGCGGGTCTGGGCATCTCCGCAGGCCCTCTCGCGCGTTTACTACATCACCGAGTTGCTCGGACGCTGGTCGATGGTGGACGTGTTTGTGGTGGCCATCCTGGTGTGCCTCGTTCGCTTCGGTGCCCTGATGACCATCACCCCAGGCCCCGCGGCCCTGTGTTTTTCCGGCGTCGTCATTCTTACCATGTTCGCCGCCATGAGCTTTGATCCCAGACTCATCTGGGACCGGCATCGTGCTGACCTCGCGGACGCGCCCCATCCTGCCCCCCATGAGTGA
- the pqiB gene encoding intermembrane transport protein PqiB: MSETAPNEEKGNSTPPPEPKAVVRRNRRWSTVWVVPLVALVLAGWLVWQHYSEKGVLVHVRFETAESIVSGKTEIRCRSVRIGVVESVDLSPDLQSVVVDIRVNPENEQLLRDGARFWVVRPRVSPSDVSGLGTLITGSYIELDPGDGTRMVHHFTGLEQPPVTKSSVPGLRLTLVADNPGSLVAGSPIYFRGFEVGRIERRSFDINVRRTILDVFIREQYASLVHENTAFWNTSGIDVSAGAEGFRVRTPSLQAMMAGGASFAVPEGKSPGKQATNGTSYRLYPDEESTRQQDFNPDRKCLVFFDQSIRGLKKGAPVEFRGIPFGRVVEISLRHGTADDKRIPVVIEVDPGILLQNESDARADRDALFAKAVREGLRARLGTGSLLTGALFVDVDFIPDAPPAELTRMGEYQVLPSHSSGLVQLEEKVNAILAKINALPIEDTLQKFGTTADEVTKTVAETRAVVDEAKKLLAAHATQNMTAEVNATLKELRSSVESLGPAGNVQGDLRRTLDELRAALRAFKTLSDTVEEKPNSLIFGREKGADPVPRARK; this comes from the coding sequence ATGAGTGAAACCGCCCCCAACGAAGAAAAAGGAAACTCCACCCCTCCGCCAGAGCCAAAGGCCGTGGTGCGCCGCAACCGGCGCTGGAGCACCGTCTGGGTGGTGCCGCTCGTAGCGCTGGTGCTGGCTGGCTGGCTGGTGTGGCAGCATTATTCGGAAAAGGGCGTGCTCGTGCACGTCCGCTTCGAGACGGCGGAGAGCATTGTGAGCGGCAAGACGGAGATCCGCTGCCGCTCGGTGCGCATCGGCGTGGTGGAATCTGTGGATCTCTCACCCGACCTCCAGTCCGTAGTGGTGGACATCCGGGTAAATCCGGAAAATGAGCAACTGCTTCGAGATGGAGCACGCTTCTGGGTGGTGCGGCCCCGTGTCTCCCCCTCGGATGTGTCCGGACTGGGCACCTTGATCACTGGTTCTTACATCGAACTGGACCCGGGGGATGGCACCCGCATGGTGCACCATTTCACCGGTCTGGAGCAGCCCCCGGTCACCAAGAGCAGCGTGCCCGGGTTGCGCCTCACCCTCGTGGCGGACAATCCCGGATCCCTGGTGGCAGGCTCCCCCATCTATTTCCGCGGCTTCGAAGTGGGGCGCATCGAGCGGCGGAGTTTTGACATCAATGTGCGCCGGACCATTCTGGATGTCTTCATCCGTGAGCAGTACGCCAGCCTGGTCCATGAGAACACCGCCTTTTGGAACACCAGCGGCATCGATGTGAGCGCTGGTGCCGAGGGGTTCCGTGTCCGCACCCCTTCCCTCCAGGCCATGATGGCGGGCGGAGCCAGTTTTGCCGTGCCTGAGGGCAAGTCCCCCGGCAAGCAGGCTACCAACGGCACGAGCTACCGGCTCTACCCGGACGAGGAGTCCACACGACAGCAGGACTTCAACCCCGACCGCAAATGCCTGGTCTTCTTTGACCAGTCCATCCGCGGTCTCAAGAAGGGCGCACCGGTCGAGTTTCGCGGCATCCCATTTGGCCGGGTGGTCGAGATCTCCCTCAGACACGGCACCGCCGATGACAAGCGCATTCCCGTGGTGATCGAAGTGGATCCCGGCATCCTCCTCCAGAACGAATCGGATGCGCGGGCTGACCGCGATGCCCTGTTCGCCAAGGCGGTGCGAGAGGGCCTGCGCGCCCGCCTTGGCACCGGCTCCCTGCTCACTGGCGCCCTGTTTGTGGATGTGGACTTCATCCCTGATGCGCCTCCGGCAGAACTCACGCGCATGGGTGAATATCAGGTGCTGCCCAGCCATTCCTCCGGGCTCGTGCAGCTCGAAGAAAAGGTCAATGCCATCCTCGCCAAGATCAACGCCCTGCCCATCGAGGACACGCTGCAGAAGTTCGGCACCACAGCGGATGAAGTCACCAAGACCGTGGCCGAAACCCGGGCCGTGGTGGATGAGGCCAAAAAACTGCTCGCAGCCCACGCAACCCAGAACATGACCGCCGAGGTGAATGCCACGCTGAAGGAACTGCGGTCCTCCGTGGAAAGCCTCGGCCCCGCCGGCAATGTCCAGGGTGACCTCCGCCGCACGCTGGACGAATTGCGAGCCGCGTTGAGAGCCTTCAAGACCCTTTCCGACACGGTCGAGGAAAAACCGAATTCGTTGATCTTTGGCCGGGAGAAGGGTGCGGATCCGGTGCCGCGGGCGAGGAAGTGA
- a CDS encoding TlpA family protein disulfide reductase, which yields MSRHLSSLLLIAAGGLLAAPAVSLHAQSTEAGPPPARLRWQNSETLPGEMVGATETTVSWKSPLFQEPVDLAWWFLRRMDRTVSAVPVTDPFTVSLRDGSQIHGNLVGIGSDVITLVSSRHGEVALKRSEVLHLRRLKGNDLVWSGPVGDSGWKLEKQQSAAGNSGNQPPAIVLQLLPGPGGSLSLPYWNRMVCLTQKLPEKVEVAFRVRSSQRPEFQLKFRNFRVETWGSELVVASGDQYKSLRMVDDVERVMDLRIRWDETTGKGQAYAGNGEPIADWTFKPDKSSRDDKVYLKGRGRDLTLEQLTFQNLRDAAPARHDPLQPHLELGDGRVITGTARSATEGQVYIEPGEEGPPLAVDLASVNEILLSPDRPASPATEMLLTYADGTQLRGRIETVKDGQAWLKTTFSNAPFPTRTDALRQVLLDVKRPEGVSAEPPFAQMDKLVVQGTSLHGRFVPAGDAAVRWRLIGAEKASTPTPGAPVEITQVVPAALPTAIKEPPSLFYTRAGDVIPGRLVSLDATGVELESPITTARRLPGSSLAAVQFQAAASTDVTSFLDPGWQILKGSDKTMKRTEKNLDLPVGAAVAHWSAMQSSEVKFNITSSNYSTFRLTLFASGGEDKNCMRFIIANFGSQIYTGTEADEGQLGDRNQSPGTGGKPVPLRLVIQEKFVEIFINGSRQHRFLLDAGRRPGTGLIIEPCSVWGNEVTPVKLADFSSRAAPGSPGLPAVSAEARAQALSVPRFRKEHPPRHVLIAANGDVLRGEIEAATATHLGFRSGLETLRVPRDRVKAAVWLLPPGGTDESFKEDRSAELPALDRRISRRVNYSSASFSTLINVLKSEVTDVKFKLPEKLDVRSFKFQFGGQSIREALDQVCALVGYRYRIEPGNVVVIESPPPAQPDMVLRAYWLRPHALGKADSTQKLLTALKLEFPPGSSVSWNPAAGLLTMTNNAANHDRLKEVAREKWGGVLGFPTHWLLLSDGGRLALSVEKFEPEFIVGTHPVYGICRVPRAQVYLLRTQPPDESPAMKALGDWKLVSAPEPVIPGTEGASDPSTGQEAKAFKLPMLGGGEEFELSKHTGKVVVLDFWATWCGPCIKSLPGLMEALGSLPSDKVLLLGVNQGEPAEQVKRFIETRNWNLKVALDTSQSVGRLYGVSGIPHTVVVGPNGKIALVKTGFSPENEKEIVEAVKKLMR from the coding sequence ATGAGCCGCCACCTTTCCAGTCTCCTCTTGATCGCCGCGGGCGGCCTGCTCGCCGCTCCGGCAGTGTCTCTCCATGCCCAGAGCACTGAGGCCGGGCCGCCGCCCGCGCGATTGCGGTGGCAGAACAGCGAAACCCTGCCCGGTGAGATGGTGGGGGCCACGGAGACGACGGTAAGTTGGAAGAGCCCGTTGTTTCAAGAACCTGTGGACCTTGCCTGGTGGTTCCTCCGGCGGATGGATCGCACGGTTTCTGCGGTGCCGGTCACGGATCCCTTCACGGTGTCATTGCGGGATGGCAGCCAGATCCATGGGAACCTGGTGGGCATCGGCAGTGATGTCATCACCCTGGTGAGCAGCCGCCATGGCGAGGTGGCGCTGAAACGCAGTGAGGTGCTGCATCTGCGCCGGCTCAAGGGGAACGACCTGGTGTGGTCGGGCCCCGTGGGTGACTCGGGCTGGAAGCTGGAGAAGCAGCAATCTGCGGCCGGAAACAGCGGGAACCAGCCTCCCGCCATTGTTCTGCAACTGCTGCCCGGTCCAGGCGGGTCTCTCTCGCTCCCTTATTGGAACCGCATGGTCTGCCTTACTCAGAAGCTGCCCGAAAAAGTGGAGGTGGCGTTCAGGGTTCGGTCCAGCCAGCGCCCGGAGTTTCAGCTCAAGTTCCGCAACTTCCGGGTGGAGACCTGGGGCAGTGAGCTGGTGGTCGCCAGCGGGGACCAGTACAAGTCCCTGCGCATGGTGGACGATGTTGAACGCGTGATGGACCTCCGCATCCGGTGGGATGAAACAACCGGGAAAGGCCAGGCCTATGCCGGCAACGGGGAGCCCATCGCCGATTGGACGTTTAAGCCGGACAAAAGCAGCCGGGACGACAAAGTCTATCTCAAAGGGAGGGGCCGCGACCTCACTCTCGAGCAGCTCACGTTTCAGAACTTGAGGGATGCCGCACCCGCCCGGCATGATCCCTTGCAGCCGCATCTGGAACTGGGGGATGGCCGGGTGATCACCGGCACCGCCCGCTCTGCGACAGAAGGGCAAGTTTACATCGAACCAGGCGAGGAGGGGCCGCCGCTGGCGGTGGATCTGGCCAGCGTGAACGAGATCCTGCTTTCGCCCGACCGCCCCGCCAGCCCTGCAACAGAAATGCTGCTGACCTACGCTGACGGCACCCAGTTGCGCGGAAGGATCGAGACAGTCAAAGACGGGCAGGCCTGGTTGAAGACCACCTTCAGCAACGCGCCTTTCCCCACTCGTACGGATGCTTTGCGACAGGTGCTGCTGGATGTGAAGCGTCCTGAAGGTGTGTCTGCCGAACCCCCTTTCGCCCAGATGGACAAGCTGGTGGTCCAGGGCACCAGTCTCCACGGCCGGTTCGTGCCAGCCGGGGATGCTGCCGTACGCTGGCGGTTGATTGGGGCGGAGAAAGCCTCCACGCCGACACCGGGGGCTCCCGTCGAAATTACCCAGGTGGTACCCGCAGCGCTGCCGACGGCTATCAAAGAGCCACCCTCCCTCTTCTATACCCGGGCCGGGGATGTCATTCCGGGCCGGCTCGTTTCGCTGGATGCCACCGGCGTGGAGCTGGAGTCTCCCATCACCACCGCCCGCCGCCTGCCCGGCAGCAGCCTGGCTGCGGTGCAGTTTCAGGCCGCCGCCTCCACGGATGTGACGAGTTTCCTCGATCCTGGCTGGCAGATTCTCAAGGGGTCGGACAAGACGATGAAACGCACGGAGAAGAATCTGGATCTCCCTGTCGGGGCCGCCGTGGCGCACTGGAGCGCCATGCAAAGCAGTGAGGTGAAGTTCAACATCACGAGCAGCAACTACTCCACCTTCCGCCTCACGCTCTTCGCCTCCGGCGGGGAGGACAAGAACTGCATGCGCTTCATCATCGCCAACTTTGGCAGCCAGATCTATACCGGCACCGAGGCTGACGAGGGGCAACTCGGAGACAGAAACCAATCGCCTGGCACCGGAGGGAAGCCCGTGCCCCTGCGGTTGGTGATTCAGGAGAAGTTTGTGGAGATCTTTATCAACGGGAGCAGGCAACACCGTTTCCTTCTGGATGCCGGGCGGCGTCCCGGAACAGGGTTGATCATCGAACCCTGCAGCGTGTGGGGCAATGAAGTCACCCCGGTGAAGCTGGCGGATTTCAGCAGCCGGGCGGCACCGGGTTCACCTGGGTTGCCGGCCGTGTCTGCGGAAGCCCGCGCCCAGGCCTTGAGTGTGCCCCGCTTTCGGAAGGAACATCCGCCCAGGCATGTTCTCATCGCCGCCAACGGCGATGTGCTGCGGGGCGAGATTGAGGCCGCCACCGCCACCCATCTTGGTTTCCGCTCAGGCTTGGAAACCCTGCGGGTGCCTCGTGACCGGGTGAAGGCCGCCGTGTGGCTGCTGCCACCTGGAGGGACTGACGAAAGCTTCAAAGAGGATCGAAGTGCCGAGCTCCCCGCCCTGGACCGCAGGATCTCGCGGCGGGTCAACTACTCCAGCGCCTCGTTTTCGACGCTGATCAATGTCCTCAAGTCGGAAGTCACCGACGTGAAGTTCAAGCTGCCGGAAAAACTGGACGTCAGGTCCTTCAAGTTCCAGTTCGGAGGCCAGTCCATCCGTGAAGCGCTGGACCAGGTGTGTGCACTGGTGGGGTATCGCTACAGGATCGAACCTGGAAACGTGGTGGTGATCGAGTCTCCGCCTCCTGCGCAGCCTGACATGGTGCTTCGTGCCTACTGGCTCCGGCCTCATGCCCTGGGAAAGGCGGATTCCACGCAAAAGCTGCTCACTGCACTGAAGCTGGAGTTTCCGCCGGGTTCGTCTGTTTCATGGAACCCGGCCGCCGGCTTGCTCACCATGACCAACAACGCTGCCAACCATGACCGGCTCAAGGAAGTGGCCCGGGAGAAGTGGGGTGGCGTGCTGGGATTTCCCACCCATTGGCTGCTGTTGTCTGATGGCGGGCGTCTCGCGCTGTCTGTGGAAAAGTTTGAGCCGGAATTCATCGTGGGAACCCATCCTGTCTATGGGATCTGCCGGGTGCCCCGGGCCCAGGTCTATCTGCTGCGCACCCAGCCGCCAGACGAGAGCCCGGCTATGAAAGCGCTGGGAGACTGGAAGCTCGTGTCGGCTCCAGAACCAGTCATTCCCGGAACGGAAGGGGCTTCAGACCCCTCCACGGGCCAGGAGGCCAAGGCATTCAAGCTGCCCATGCTGGGCGGGGGCGAGGAGTTTGAGCTCTCCAAGCACACGGGCAAAGTGGTGGTGCTGGACTTCTGGGCCACGTGGTGCGGCCCCTGCATCAAGTCCCTGCCGGGCCTTATGGAAGCCCTTGGGTCATTGCCTTCTGACAAGGTGCTGCTTCTCGGCGTGAACCAGGGGGAACCAGCCGAGCAGGTGAAACGGTTCATTGAAACAAGGAACTGGAACCTCAAGGTGGCTCTTGACACCTCCCAGTCCGTCGGGCGGCTCTACGGTGTCAGCGGCATCCCCCATACCGTCGTCGTCGGTCCCAATGGGAAAATCGCCCTCGTAAAAACCGGCTTCAGCCCGGAGAATGAAAAGGAAATTGTCGAGGCGGTGAAGAAGCTGATGCGGTAG
- a CDS encoding squalene--hopene cyclase encodes MKQSKFHALLVAGVVLCGTASLQAQDPSLRFGGQIPAEVGTVYERGLAWLATAQSPEGTWKGGNSGSGVDGICLMSFLASGEDPNYGQYAQVIRRAIRAMIKSQDASTGYLPNSMYHHGFAMLALAEAYGAVDESLLWEGEKPVRTICQTLDLAIRCASTSQAKNRWGAWRYSPDASDADTSVTGAVLMGLFACRNAGLEVSDETINGAMDYMRRSTGQDGSVAYSGGFGGMGGSMNLSAIAALVGAISHAKESEQYQASLKRIKENLEHRETTYPEYFRYYMAQALFQGDYEAWQKWNAVKVREVHELQRDDGAIGSSAYSTGMSLLGLALNYRFLPIYER; translated from the coding sequence ATGAAACAGTCCAAATTCCATGCCCTGCTGGTGGCCGGTGTCGTTCTTTGCGGAACTGCCTCCCTGCAAGCCCAGGACCCGTCCCTCCGCTTTGGAGGGCAGATCCCCGCAGAGGTGGGCACTGTCTATGAACGTGGACTGGCCTGGCTGGCCACCGCACAATCGCCCGAGGGCACCTGGAAAGGGGGCAACTCCGGCAGCGGAGTGGATGGCATTTGCCTGATGTCCTTTCTCGCAAGTGGCGAGGACCCCAACTATGGGCAGTACGCCCAGGTCATCCGCCGTGCCATCCGAGCGATGATCAAAAGCCAGGATGCCAGCACCGGCTACCTGCCCAACAGCATGTACCATCATGGCTTTGCCATGCTGGCGCTGGCGGAGGCCTACGGAGCTGTGGATGAGTCCCTGCTGTGGGAGGGCGAGAAACCGGTGCGGACGATCTGTCAGACCCTGGACCTGGCCATCCGCTGTGCCTCCACTTCCCAAGCCAAGAACCGCTGGGGTGCTTGGCGCTATTCTCCAGACGCCAGTGATGCCGACACCTCGGTTACGGGTGCCGTGCTCATGGGCCTGTTTGCCTGTAGGAATGCCGGGCTGGAGGTCTCTGACGAGACCATCAACGGGGCCATGGACTACATGCGGCGCAGCACGGGCCAGGACGGATCGGTTGCCTACTCCGGCGGGTTCGGCGGCATGGGAGGTTCGATGAATCTCTCGGCCATCGCTGCACTGGTGGGCGCCATTTCCCACGCCAAGGAGTCGGAGCAGTACCAGGCGAGTCTCAAGCGCATCAAGGAAAACCTGGAGCATCGCGAGACCACCTACCCGGAGTACTTCCGGTACTACATGGCCCAAGCCCTCTTTCAAGGGGACTACGAAGCCTGGCAGAAGTGGAACGCCGTGAAGGTGCGAGAGGTACACGAACTGCAACGTGATGACGGCGCGATCGGGAGCTCCGCCTACAGCACCGGCATGTCCCTGCTGGGGCTGGCCCTGAACTACCGCTTCCTGCCGATCTACGAGCGATGA
- a CDS encoding vWA domain-containing protein — protein MKPASQTLVFSPSPLSVTVGVVFVLLIAGLAWMAWRRSGYRRVTGLLEGLRVLIAAAIAITLNQPEWRELFKPESKPTLVVLRDVSRSMETQDIINAASPSSEPLARKALATPLAEAATWASLTERMEVVLQDFSSAQQPPEEGTDLNGALNQVAEKHPRLQAVVLISDGDWNSGEAPAQAATRLRMRDVPVFAVPLGSESRLPDVDLASFEVPTFAIAGKPLRVPFTIESSLPRDEAAVVELRSSTGEVITKSVVIPAMSRLQDVMVWRPEKPGELKLTLAVPKTGGERFLNNNSIEAPLSIRKEQLHVLIIESFPRWEYRYLRNALERDPGVEVNCLLFHPALGKSGSGRGYLSAMPKADALAKYDVVFLGDVGIDKGQLTLEQCDALQKLVRDQAAGLVFMPGLNGYQSTLQNTTLADLLPVVWDTAQPRGWGTSSPGKFSLTESGTRSLLTKLEDTDEASARVWQNLPGFQWYAPAIRAKAGSEVLAMHGTETNRFGRIPLIVTKTHGAGKILFMGTDGAWRWRKGVEDKYHYRFWGQVVRWMAYQRNMSQGDKMRLFYSPDRPRAGAVLTLNANVTSQTGEPLRDGTVIAQITAPSGKTSSVRLVSAGEEAWGLFSGVTTPTEPGEHRVRLTSADVGAALDTLISVQGTPREKLGQPAKPDVLREIAQLTRGKLISSTDPAEVVAAVAAMPRPEEQERRVQIWAHPIWSLLLVTLMGVFWVGRKAAGAF, from the coding sequence ATGAAACCCGCCAGCCAGACCCTGGTCTTCAGCCCCAGCCCCCTCTCCGTGACGGTGGGGGTGGTGTTCGTCCTGCTCATCGCCGGGCTGGCCTGGATGGCGTGGCGGCGCAGTGGTTATCGGCGGGTCACGGGCCTGCTGGAGGGGCTGCGCGTGCTCATCGCTGCAGCCATCGCTATTACCTTGAACCAGCCGGAGTGGCGGGAGCTTTTTAAACCGGAGAGCAAGCCCACCCTGGTGGTGCTGCGGGATGTCTCCCGCTCGATGGAGACGCAGGACATCATCAACGCCGCCAGCCCGTCCTCGGAGCCCCTGGCGAGGAAGGCGCTGGCCACCCCGCTGGCAGAGGCGGCCACTTGGGCTTCTCTCACCGAGCGCATGGAGGTGGTGCTGCAGGATTTCTCCTCGGCTCAACAGCCGCCGGAGGAGGGGACGGATCTCAACGGAGCGCTCAACCAGGTGGCGGAGAAGCACCCGCGCCTCCAGGCCGTGGTGTTGATCTCAGACGGCGACTGGAACAGCGGGGAGGCCCCGGCCCAGGCCGCGACGCGGCTTCGCATGCGGGATGTGCCGGTCTTTGCCGTGCCGCTGGGTTCAGAGAGCCGCCTGCCAGACGTGGACCTCGCCAGCTTCGAGGTCCCCACCTTTGCCATCGCGGGCAAGCCGTTGCGCGTGCCCTTCACCATCGAGAGCTCCCTGCCGCGGGATGAGGCCGCTGTGGTTGAACTAAGATCCTCCACGGGTGAGGTCATCACGAAGTCTGTCGTCATCCCCGCCATGAGCCGGCTGCAAGATGTCATGGTCTGGCGTCCGGAAAAACCCGGTGAACTGAAGCTGACCCTCGCCGTGCCCAAGACCGGCGGTGAGCGGTTCCTGAACAACAACTCCATCGAGGCCCCGCTCTCCATCCGGAAGGAACAGTTGCACGTGCTCATCATCGAAAGCTTCCCGCGCTGGGAGTATCGCTACCTGCGCAACGCTCTGGAGCGCGATCCCGGGGTGGAGGTGAACTGCCTGTTGTTTCATCCAGCCCTGGGCAAGTCCGGGTCCGGGCGCGGCTATCTCAGTGCCATGCCCAAGGCCGATGCCCTGGCCAAGTATGATGTGGTCTTTCTGGGCGATGTGGGGATAGACAAAGGGCAGCTCACTCTGGAGCAGTGTGATGCGTTGCAGAAGCTGGTGCGGGATCAGGCCGCCGGTCTGGTCTTCATGCCGGGGCTCAACGGCTACCAGAGCACCCTGCAAAACACGACCCTCGCCGATCTGCTGCCGGTGGTGTGGGACACCGCCCAACCACGCGGCTGGGGCACCTCCTCCCCGGGCAAGTTCTCCCTCACAGAGTCCGGCACCCGCAGCCTGCTGACGAAACTGGAGGACACCGATGAGGCCAGCGCCCGGGTGTGGCAGAATCTGCCGGGCTTCCAGTGGTACGCCCCCGCGATCCGGGCCAAGGCGGGCAGCGAGGTGCTCGCCATGCATGGCACGGAGACCAATCGCTTCGGAAGAATCCCTCTGATCGTGACAAAGACCCACGGAGCTGGCAAGATCCTCTTCATGGGCACAGACGGAGCCTGGCGCTGGCGAAAAGGGGTGGAGGACAAGTACCACTACCGCTTCTGGGGTCAGGTGGTGCGGTGGATGGCGTACCAGCGCAACATGTCCCAGGGGGACAAGATGCGCTTGTTCTACTCCCCTGACCGGCCGCGGGCCGGGGCGGTGCTCACGCTCAACGCCAACGTCACCAGCCAGACAGGGGAACCTCTGCGCGATGGCACCGTCATTGCCCAAATCACCGCCCCCTCCGGGAAGACCTCCAGCGTGAGGCTCGTCTCCGCCGGGGAGGAGGCCTGGGGGCTCTTCAGCGGCGTCACCACGCCGACGGAGCCCGGCGAGCACCGCGTACGTCTCACCTCGGCTGATGTCGGTGCCGCGCTGGACACACTCATCTCCGTGCAGGGCACCCCGCGGGAGAAGCTCGGTCAGCCCGCGAAACCCGATGTGCTGCGGGAGATCGCCCAGCTCACCCGGGGCAAGCTCATTTCCTCCACCGATCCTGCCGAGGTCGTGGCTGCCGTCGCGGCCATGCCCCGACCCGAGGAGCAGGAGCGCCGGGTGCAGATCTGGGCGCATCCCATCTGGTCCCTGCTTCTTGTGACCCTCATGGGCGTCTTCTGGGTCGGCCGCAAGGCCGCTGGCGCCTTCTAG